The Pedobacter roseus genome contains a region encoding:
- a CDS encoding glycosyl hydrolase family 18 protein — protein sequence MRNATKTWLGTLLALTVLYSCKKPEINPEQQTDLFEGKKKEMAVSPLIAGTSFRVVGYMPSWAGAVNQIQFSKLTHINYAFVLPNSTGGLQPVENPSKLQSLVSSGHAAGVKVLIAVGGWNNGNDSAFESLAANSTYRTNFTNNMISFVNQYNLDGVDIDWEYPDNGSSANNYTLLMQQLSTAMHNNGKLLTAAVVSENGGSIQNAVFTAVDFLNLMAYDGDGANHSTYNYAVNSINYWQGRGLSAAKTTLGVPFYGRSSSSYLDYKDILAQGGNPNSDTFGNIGYNGIPTIKNKTNLAYDRTGGIMIWDLNADATGGNSLLSAINDAIIARVNNGGSSIPYGTVITLKGFNNKYVNSQNGTQAITCTSTTAQAWEQFTVVDAGGGKVALRSMGKYVSSENGTQAVTCNRATISDWEKFDWVVAADGKIAFRGNNGKYLSSENGTQAMTCTRATASGWEYFSKN from the coding sequence ATGAGAAATGCAACAAAAACATGGCTTGGCACATTGCTGGCGCTTACTGTTCTTTATTCCTGTAAAAAACCGGAAATAAATCCTGAACAGCAAACCGATTTATTTGAAGGCAAGAAAAAGGAAATGGCCGTTAGCCCGCTTATTGCGGGAACCTCCTTCAGGGTGGTAGGTTATATGCCTTCATGGGCCGGAGCAGTTAACCAAATTCAGTTTAGCAAACTTACTCACATAAACTATGCTTTTGTACTGCCAAATTCAACCGGTGGATTGCAACCTGTAGAAAACCCTTCCAAATTGCAAAGCCTGGTTAGCTCCGGGCATGCCGCAGGTGTAAAAGTGCTTATAGCTGTTGGCGGATGGAATAACGGGAATGATAGTGCCTTCGAAAGCCTGGCTGCAAATTCAACCTACCGAACCAATTTCACCAATAATATGATCAGTTTTGTAAACCAGTATAACCTCGATGGGGTGGATATTGACTGGGAGTATCCGGATAATGGAAGCTCGGCCAATAACTACACACTCCTGATGCAACAGTTAAGCACAGCGATGCATAACAACGGAAAGCTGCTGACCGCAGCGGTAGTTTCTGAGAATGGCGGAAGTATCCAGAATGCTGTTTTTACCGCAGTTGATTTCCTTAACCTGATGGCTTATGATGGCGATGGCGCTAATCACTCTACCTATAATTATGCGGTAAACTCGATCAATTATTGGCAAGGTAGAGGGCTTTCTGCAGCTAAAACCACTTTAGGAGTACCTTTTTATGGCCGCTCATCTTCTTCATACCTTGATTATAAAGACATTCTTGCCCAGGGTGGAAATCCAAATTCAGATACCTTTGGCAACATTGGTTACAACGGCATTCCTACTATCAAAAATAAAACAAACCTGGCTTATGACCGTACTGGTGGAATCATGATCTGGGACCTGAACGCGGATGCTACAGGGGGCAATTCGTTACTTAGTGCCATTAACGATGCCATAATTGCCCGTGTAAACAATGGTGGATCGAGTATCCCGTATGGAACGGTAATTACCCTTAAAGGATTCAATAATAAATACGTCAACAGTCAGAACGGCACGCAAGCCATCACCTGTACAAGCACAACAGCACAGGCCTGGGAACAATTTACCGTAGTAGATGCCGGCGGCGGTAAAGTGGCTTTAAGAAGTATGGGTAAATACGTATCATCAGAAAATGGCACACAGGCCGTTACGTGTAACCGTGCCACCATCAGCGATTGGGAAAAATTCGACTGGGTGGTTGCAGCAGATGGCAAAATTGCTTTCAGGGGCAACAATGGAAAATATCTTTCAAGCGAAAATGGTACACAAGCCATGACTTGTACCCGTGCTACTGCTTCAGGCTGGGAGTACTTTTCTAAAAACTAA
- a CDS encoding DUF1569 domain-containing protein, producing the protein MKTIFDETVRIQLIDRIETLNKNSVALWGKMNVYQMLKHCRVYEEMMLGKNKYQRVFLGRLFGKMALKEFTQDDSPIKQKTPTLSQLKIKEKSGDIESERKKWIALLNEYANPQEHEIVHSFFGKLNQEQVGQLVYKHTDHHLRQFNA; encoded by the coding sequence ATGAAAACAATATTTGATGAAACTGTTCGGATACAATTGATTGACCGGATTGAGACCCTTAATAAAAATAGTGTTGCTCTATGGGGAAAGATGAACGTTTACCAGATGTTGAAACACTGTAGGGTATACGAAGAAATGATGTTGGGCAAAAATAAATATCAACGTGTATTTTTAGGCAGGCTGTTCGGAAAAATGGCACTCAAAGAATTTACACAGGATGATAGTCCGATCAAACAGAAAACGCCCACCCTTAGCCAGCTTAAGATCAAAGAAAAAAGCGGTGATATAGAAAGCGAAAGAAAAAAATGGATTGCCTTGCTGAATGAATATGCAAATCCTCAGGAGCATGAAATTGTACATTCTTTTTTTGGTAAACTAAACCAAGAGCAGGTTGGTCAACTGGTTTATAAACATACCGACCATCATCTCCGCCAGTTTAATGCTTAG
- a CDS encoding Crp/Fnr family transcriptional regulator — protein sequence MKKLSLLSLMISLPMIDVLFSHIEEKVILKDEDRETISTFFSSKKLRKRQYLLQAGDVCQHLTFVCKGLLRTYNVDEKGDEHMSIFGWEGWWLSDFNSFLSGEAALFNIDAIEDSELLIISRADYDALTLAVPIMDRYFRILYQNSLVTKERRLMSSITHTAEEKYLLLVESNPQIIERIPQNLIASYLGIAPETLSRIKRNLAFRK from the coding sequence TTGAAAAAATTATCTTTGCTTTCTCTAATGATTAGTTTGCCCATGATTGATGTACTCTTCAGCCATATTGAGGAAAAAGTTATTCTTAAAGATGAGGATCGGGAGACCATATCAACCTTTTTTTCGTCTAAAAAGTTGAGGAAGCGACAATATTTATTGCAGGCAGGAGATGTTTGCCAACACCTTACGTTTGTGTGCAAAGGGCTGCTCCGCACTTATAATGTAGATGAAAAAGGCGATGAACACATGAGTATTTTTGGATGGGAAGGCTGGTGGTTATCTGATTTCAACAGCTTTTTATCAGGCGAAGCGGCACTATTTAATATTGATGCAATAGAAGATTCGGAACTGTTGATAATTTCGCGGGCAGATTATGATGCGTTAACCCTTGCTGTGCCCATTATGGACCGCTATTTCCGCATACTTTACCAAAATAGTTTAGTTACCAAAGAGCGGAGATTGATGAGTTCTATTACGCATACCGCCGAAGAAAAGTACCTTTTACTTGTTGAATCCAATCCGCAGATTATCGAACGCATCCCACAGAACCTCATTGCATCTTATCTCGGTATTGCACCCGAAACACTGAGCCGTATTAAAAGGAATCTGGCTTTCAGAAAATAA
- a CDS encoding SDR family oxidoreductase, whose product MNKIALVVGASGITGSNLAESLIAKGWETYGLARTPNIEIEKLKPVAADLLDITSLKSALADISPTHVYITTWMRNDTEAENIRVNSLMVRNLLNVLSEKGSVLHVALVTGLKHYLGPFEAYAKEGFLPETPLREEHPRLDIENFYYAQEDEVYAAAARDGFTWSIHRPHTVIGKAVGNAMNLGTTLAVYASICKETGRPFKWPGSAAQWNGLSDVTDARILAEHLIWASTTDVARNEAFNVVNGDVFRWSRLWKRIAAYFDIEAEGYNNKIQPLELEMANDSDIWKQIAEKYHLKETDLSRLASAWHTDLDLGRPIEVMTDMSKSRKLGFTVFQDTEESFFDLFKKLSAVKLIP is encoded by the coding sequence ATGAATAAAATAGCATTAGTTGTTGGCGCAAGCGGTATTACTGGAAGTAATCTGGCCGAAAGCCTGATTGCAAAAGGCTGGGAAACCTACGGCCTGGCCCGCACACCAAACATAGAAATTGAGAAACTTAAACCTGTTGCAGCAGATCTTTTAGATATCACCAGTCTTAAATCTGCCTTAGCAGATATCTCCCCAACCCATGTTTACATCACCACCTGGATGCGCAACGACACCGAAGCCGAAAACATCAGGGTAAACAGTTTGATGGTGCGTAACCTCCTTAATGTGCTGTCAGAAAAGGGTTCAGTTCTGCATGTGGCATTGGTAACCGGATTAAAACATTACCTCGGTCCATTTGAAGCTTACGCTAAAGAAGGTTTTTTGCCCGAAACTCCCTTAAGAGAAGAACATCCCAGGCTAGATATTGAGAACTTTTATTATGCACAGGAAGACGAAGTATATGCCGCAGCAGCACGCGATGGTTTTACCTGGAGCATCCACAGGCCACATACGGTTATTGGTAAGGCAGTTGGCAATGCCATGAATTTAGGAACTACATTGGCCGTGTATGCCTCTATCTGTAAGGAAACAGGCCGTCCGTTTAAATGGCCGGGTTCAGCTGCACAATGGAACGGCCTATCTGATGTTACCGATGCAAGGATATTGGCCGAACACCTGATATGGGCATCTACTACCGATGTTGCCCGTAACGAGGCTTTCAATGTGGTTAACGGAGATGTATTCCGCTGGAGCAGGTTGTGGAAACGTATAGCAGCCTATTTCGATATAGAAGCTGAAGGATACAATAATAAAATACAACCTTTGGAGCTAGAAATGGCTAACGATTCTGATATCTGGAAACAGATTGCGGAGAAATATCACTTAAAAGAAACAGACTTGAGCCGTTTGGCATCAGCCTGGCATACCGACCTCGATTTGGGGAGACCAATTGAAGTGATGACCGATATGTCGAAAAGTAGAAAACTAGGCTTCACTGTTTTTCAAGATACGGAGGAATCATTTTTTGACTTATTTAAAAAACTAAGTGCAGTGAAATTGATTCCTTAA
- a CDS encoding endonuclease/exonuclease/phosphatase family protein — protein MNYFYLNPRKEQTLFIEDKADRDSVIKNIVDLRKSLSSKDGIPEKKLTGNLILGTWNIREFGNTKYNGRMRESLYYIAEVISRFDLIAIQEVRDDLTDFNNICKILGNDWGSFISLVTDGVSGNRERMAFLYDKRTVSFKNVAGQIILPGESYKNAFARAPYMIRFQSGWLKFDICTVHIYYGKASKTSDEYKRRVTEIENLTGFLKKNYVEKERSNNLFVLGDFNIEDTLSDTYKAATSSSFKIPDAILKNKLAGSNVKQDKIYDQILYYNKFNDITFKNAGIFDFYKTVFNNFDN, from the coding sequence ATGAATTATTTTTATCTAAACCCCAGAAAAGAGCAAACGCTTTTTATTGAGGACAAAGCAGACCGCGATTCGGTAATTAAAAATATTGTCGACCTAAGAAAGTCGCTCTCCTCCAAAGATGGAATCCCTGAAAAAAAATTGACTGGAAACCTCATATTAGGAACCTGGAATATCAGAGAGTTTGGCAATACCAAGTATAATGGCAGAATGCGTGAGTCGCTATACTATATTGCAGAGGTTATTTCCCGGTTCGATTTGATCGCCATTCAGGAAGTACGTGATGATTTGACAGATTTTAACAATATCTGTAAAATACTGGGTAACGACTGGGGAAGCTTTATCAGTCTGGTAACCGATGGCGTTTCGGGTAACCGCGAAAGAATGGCCTTCCTTTATGATAAACGCACCGTTTCGTTTAAGAACGTAGCCGGACAGATTATTCTTCCGGGCGAAAGCTATAAAAATGCATTTGCAAGGGCACCTTACATGATACGTTTTCAGTCAGGATGGCTAAAATTCGATATCTGTACGGTTCATATCTATTACGGAAAAGCCTCAAAAACTTCAGATGAATACAAAAGAAGGGTAACAGAAATCGAAAACTTAACCGGGTTTCTGAAAAAAAATTATGTAGAGAAAGAACGTTCAAATAACCTGTTCGTACTTGGCGATTTCAATATTGAGGATACACTGAGTGATACCTACAAGGCAGCAACATCCTCCTCATTTAAGATTCCTGATGCGATACTCAAGAATAAACTTGCGGGCAGTAATGTAAAGCAGGATAAAATTTACGATCAGATCTTATACTATAATAAATTCAACGACATCACCTTTAAGAATGCAGGAATTTTTGACTTCTACAAAACGGTTTTCAATAATTTTGATAATTAA
- the ettA gene encoding energy-dependent translational throttle protein EttA: MSDEKIIFSMAGVNKIYPPQKQVLKNIYLSFFYGAKIGVIGLNGSGKSSLLKIIAGLDKSYQGEVVFSPGYSVGYLAQEPILDPEKTVREVVEEGVAEVTAILKEYEEVNEAFGLEENYSDADKMDKLMARQGELQDKIDALGAWEIDSKLERAMDALRCPDPETKIGVLSGGERRRVAMCRLLLQHPDVLLLDEPTNHLDAESIDWLEQFLQNYEGTVIAVTHDRYFLDNVAGWILELDRGEGIPWKGNYSSWLDQKAKRLSQEEKTESKRQKTLERELEWVRMAPKARHAKSKARLANYDKLASEDGREREDKLELFIPAGPRLGNVVIEATNVTKAYGDKILFDNLNFSLPPAGIVGIIGPNGAGKTTLFRLITGQEEADAGTFRVGETVELGYVDQMHNDLDADKTVYENITDGLDNIQLGTKAVNGRAYVSKFNFNGGDQQKKVGILSGGERNRVHLAITLKKGANVLLLDEPTNDIDVNTLRALEEALENFGGCAVVISHDRWFLDRICTHILAFEGNSEVYFFEGNYSDYEENRKKRLGDVTPKRIRYKKLD, translated from the coding sequence ATGTCTGACGAAAAAATAATCTTTTCAATGGCTGGTGTAAATAAAATTTACCCGCCACAAAAACAGGTTTTAAAAAATATTTACCTTTCTTTCTTTTACGGAGCCAAAATCGGGGTAATCGGTTTAAACGGTTCTGGTAAGTCGTCCCTTTTAAAAATTATTGCCGGTTTAGATAAATCTTATCAGGGCGAGGTGGTTTTTTCACCGGGTTACTCTGTTGGTTATCTGGCACAGGAGCCGATCCTGGATCCTGAAAAAACCGTACGCGAAGTTGTGGAAGAAGGCGTTGCCGAAGTAACCGCCATTTTAAAAGAGTACGAAGAAGTGAATGAAGCTTTTGGCTTAGAAGAAAACTATTCTGATGCTGATAAGATGGATAAGTTAATGGCCAGACAGGGCGAACTTCAGGATAAAATTGATGCTTTAGGTGCCTGGGAAATCGATTCGAAATTAGAAAGAGCAATGGATGCCTTGCGTTGTCCTGATCCTGAAACTAAAATCGGAGTATTATCAGGTGGTGAGCGCCGCCGTGTGGCCATGTGCCGTTTATTGCTTCAACACCCTGATGTATTGTTACTGGATGAGCCTACCAACCACCTGGATGCCGAAAGTATCGATTGGTTAGAGCAGTTCTTACAAAATTATGAAGGTACTGTTATCGCTGTTACCCACGATAGGTACTTCCTGGATAACGTTGCGGGATGGATTTTAGAGTTAGACCGTGGTGAAGGTATTCCATGGAAAGGAAATTACAGCAGCTGGTTAGATCAAAAAGCAAAACGTTTATCTCAGGAAGAGAAAACCGAGAGCAAACGCCAGAAAACTTTAGAGCGTGAGTTAGAATGGGTACGCATGGCCCCAAAAGCACGTCACGCAAAATCTAAAGCACGTTTAGCCAACTATGATAAATTAGCCTCAGAAGATGGCAGAGAAAGGGAAGATAAATTAGAACTTTTCATTCCTGCCGGACCGCGCTTGGGTAATGTTGTCATCGAAGCAACGAATGTAACCAAAGCTTATGGCGACAAAATATTATTCGATAATTTAAACTTTTCATTACCTCCGGCAGGTATTGTGGGTATCATCGGACCAAATGGTGCGGGTAAAACCACTTTATTCCGTTTAATTACCGGACAGGAAGAGGCAGATGCAGGTACTTTCCGCGTTGGTGAAACCGTAGAACTGGGTTATGTGGATCAGATGCACAATGACCTGGATGCCGATAAAACGGTGTACGAAAATATTACCGATGGTTTAGATAATATACAATTGGGTACTAAAGCGGTTAACGGACGTGCTTATGTATCGAAATTCAACTTCAATGGCGGCGATCAGCAGAAAAAAGTAGGCATTTTATCTGGCGGAGAGCGTAACCGTGTACACCTGGCCATCACGTTGAAAAAAGGTGCAAACGTATTGTTACTGGATGAGCCTACCAACGATATCGATGTAAATACATTACGTGCATTGGAAGAGGCTTTAGAAAACTTTGGCGGTTGCGCGGTGGTAATCAGTCACGACAGGTGGTTCTTAGATAGGATCTGTACGCACATCCTTGCTTTCGAAGGCAACTCTGAAGTTTATTTCTTTGAAGGTAACTACTCAGATTATGAGGAAAACCGTAAAAAACGTTTGGGTGATGTTACGCCGAAACGCATCCGGTATAAAAAACTAGATTAA
- a CDS encoding GDSL-type esterase/lipase family protein yields the protein MKSKFLFFILLISTVSLFGQAQKTDSLSNKPQKENFADDWAALTKYQKENELLPPPNRKEKRVVFLGSSIFEFWKQKDPEYFNNNPYLDRGISGQISPQLLIRFRQDVINLKPKVVIILAGSNDISGNTGHVTNEKIMNNIKSMAELARLHHIKVILCKYLPVYQYPWNKSIEPAEIIVSLNEMIAAYAKEKNYTVLDYWTPLVDERKGQRPELTVDGVHPNLAGYKIMQGVTDAAIKKALKNRH from the coding sequence ATGAAAAGTAAATTCTTATTTTTTATTTTGCTGATTTCTACAGTCAGTTTGTTCGGCCAGGCTCAGAAAACAGATTCGTTAAGCAATAAACCTCAAAAAGAAAACTTTGCCGATGATTGGGCGGCCCTTACGAAATACCAGAAAGAGAACGAACTTTTGCCACCACCAAACCGAAAAGAAAAGCGGGTGGTATTTTTAGGGAGTTCGATTTTTGAATTCTGGAAACAGAAAGATCCTGAATATTTTAATAACAACCCTTACCTGGATAGGGGAATAAGCGGACAAATTTCTCCGCAGTTGCTGATCCGCTTCAGGCAGGATGTGATTAACCTTAAACCAAAGGTGGTGATTATTTTAGCGGGAAGTAACGATATTTCGGGAAATACCGGTCACGTAACCAACGAAAAGATTATGAACAACATCAAATCGATGGCAGAACTGGCCCGCTTACACCACATTAAAGTAATACTGTGTAAGTATTTACCTGTTTACCAATATCCATGGAATAAAAGTATTGAACCGGCTGAAATTATTGTTTCCCTGAATGAAATGATTGCTGCTTATGCAAAAGAGAAAAATTATACCGTGCTGGATTATTGGACGCCATTGGTTGATGAACGTAAGGGCCAGCGACCGGAATTAACAGTTGACGGCGTTCACCCCAACCTTGCCGGCTATAAGATTATGCAAGGGGTAACGGATGCGGCGATAAAAAAAGCTCTGAAAAACAGGCATTAG
- a CDS encoding outer membrane beta-barrel protein — protein MRKSNNLCFLLFFILITFSFNALAQSQFKISGQVIDSLKKPIEGVSIRLITDKDTLRTNSDSKGGFTFSKVGHNKFYLRITALGYKPYASLYEIESSKKSSDLDPIMLKTESIRLEDVEVKVKVDPIKIKKDTIEYNAGAYTIRDNDKVEDLLKQLQGIEVDEKGAVTAMGKKMTKLRVNGEDFFTSNVEDYIRQLPADIIAKLQVIDDYGDEANFTGIKIGTPQKMLNLVTKPGMDKGIFGGVNLNSATNNAHNLGTNGSIWKKTKQIGFGGRYGITNNEFSEMNNGALNGNIRDKLSKEISVNGSYNFSSGTNKSIQSNYLETFNPQGTIYDLRESANKSNSLNNNINLGLNGATKKNYFNASLAGSLANTRNDAFSTSNKTGYIKQDLISNSGSRNSNPNLNGSINWSRRLANNKRSLSMGFNFGSSGGNSNSTINDIIRYYNETTNVLVKDSLLNRLVDNNTSNSNFGGNIQFSNSLNKANDSTGYSFINFSYRFSVSRSRNLQTTSVTNPLGNSFVVDSLGQDYVSNFINQNISIGFNTNSNRISYNFGLNFSPSIIIGKYQNTGQELKNYQLNFSPSANLSYQIKDNGNLSFGYNGYTNSPDFNKLQPVRNNNDVQNLIIGNPDLKATSSHTADLSFNKFSTKSGLSIMAGLSGTFAINSVVSNTVFLRDTLNSLKQQTTYENVNGIYNVGGNYSFNKRMLDNKLSLSINGNIAYSHNVFYTDNVLNRSSGINVSNGFRFNLNQKKYSFNTSASYSFSSNTYSVMNQNIKNVQVVALSGSASWIPGKHFRVNASASKSLNFGYSLYAGNPLLVNMGINTSFLKGNKLLFSVQANDLFNQGALFSTSITNNSISENRTRFISRFVQATLSYNLSQFGNRKGKTNGNFNADE, from the coding sequence ATGAGAAAAAGCAATAATTTATGCTTTTTATTATTTTTTATACTGATCACTTTCTCCTTTAACGCTCTCGCTCAGTCTCAGTTTAAAATAAGCGGCCAGGTAATCGATTCTTTAAAAAAGCCCATTGAGGGGGTAAGTATCCGATTGATTACCGATAAAGATACCCTCCGGACTAATTCAGATTCGAAGGGCGGTTTTACATTTTCAAAAGTAGGCCACAACAAATTCTACCTAAGAATTACGGCATTGGGTTATAAACCTTATGCATCACTTTACGAAATCGAATCTTCCAAAAAAAGTTCAGATCTGGATCCGATTATGCTCAAAACGGAAAGCATCCGCCTCGAAGATGTAGAGGTTAAAGTAAAGGTTGATCCCATTAAAATCAAAAAAGATACCATCGAATACAATGCAGGGGCCTATACCATTAGGGATAACGACAAGGTAGAAGATCTTTTAAAGCAGTTACAGGGCATCGAGGTTGATGAAAAAGGTGCTGTTACGGCAATGGGAAAAAAAATGACCAAGCTGCGGGTAAACGGTGAAGATTTTTTTACCAGTAATGTAGAAGATTACATCAGGCAGTTACCAGCAGATATTATTGCCAAACTACAGGTAATTGATGATTATGGTGATGAAGCTAATTTTACCGGGATAAAAATCGGTACCCCACAAAAAATGTTGAACCTGGTTACCAAGCCTGGGATGGATAAAGGCATTTTTGGAGGGGTAAATTTAAATTCTGCTACGAATAACGCGCATAACCTGGGAACCAACGGCAGTATATGGAAAAAAACAAAGCAGATTGGTTTTGGCGGTCGCTATGGCATTACTAATAATGAGTTTAGCGAAATGAATAATGGCGCGTTGAACGGTAATATCAGGGATAAACTTTCAAAAGAAATTAGCGTTAACGGGAGTTATAATTTTAGCAGCGGCACCAATAAATCCATCCAGAGCAATTACCTCGAAACTTTTAACCCGCAGGGAACCATTTACGATTTAAGGGAAAGCGCCAATAAATCCAACTCTTTAAACAACAACATTAATCTGGGTTTAAATGGCGCTACAAAAAAGAATTATTTTAATGCTTCGCTGGCTGGCTCTTTGGCTAATACCCGGAATGATGCTTTTTCTACCTCCAATAAAACAGGCTACATCAAGCAGGATCTTATTTCCAATTCAGGTTCCCGAAATAGTAATCCAAATCTTAATGGAAGCATAAACTGGTCGAGGCGTTTAGCCAATAACAAACGTTCGCTATCCATGGGTTTCAATTTTGGCAGCAGTGGAGGAAATAGCAACAGTACCATTAATGATATTATCCGTTATTATAACGAAACCACCAATGTACTGGTTAAAGATTCGTTATTAAACCGTTTGGTAGATAACAATACATCAAATTCTAACTTTGGCGGAAATATCCAGTTTTCCAACTCTTTAAACAAAGCAAACGACAGTACCGGCTACAGTTTTATAAATTTTTCATACCGTTTTTCGGTAAGCAGGAGCCGGAACCTGCAAACTACATCGGTTACTAATCCTTTAGGAAATAGTTTTGTTGTCGATTCATTAGGGCAGGATTATGTATCTAATTTCATTAACCAGAACATCAGCATCGGTTTTAATACCAATAGCAACCGGATCAGTTATAATTTTGGGCTTAATTTTTCGCCGAGCATCATCATCGGTAAATACCAGAACACCGGGCAGGAACTCAAAAATTATCAGCTGAATTTTTCCCCTTCAGCCAATTTAAGCTATCAGATTAAAGACAATGGAAACCTGAGTTTTGGCTATAATGGTTATACCAATTCTCCCGATTTTAACAAACTGCAGCCGGTTAGGAATAATAATGATGTGCAGAACCTGATTATTGGTAACCCCGACCTGAAAGCCACATCGAGCCATACTGCTGATCTGAGTTTTAATAAATTTAGTACGAAATCTGGCTTAAGTATTATGGCCGGCTTATCGGGAACTTTCGCTATCAACAGCGTGGTAAGCAATACGGTTTTCCTTCGTGATACGCTGAACAGTTTAAAGCAACAAACCACCTACGAAAATGTGAATGGTATTTATAATGTAGGTGGAAATTATTCTTTCAACAAAAGGATGCTTGATAATAAACTGTCCTTATCTATAAACGGGAATATTGCTTACAGCCACAATGTTTTTTATACCGATAATGTATTGAACAGGAGTAGCGGTATTAACGTTTCGAATGGATTTAGGTTTAACCTTAATCAGAAAAAATATTCTTTTAATACCAGTGCATCATACAGTTTCAGTTCAAATACCTATTCGGTAATGAACCAGAATATTAAAAATGTGCAGGTTGTGGCTTTGAGCGGAAGTGCCAGCTGGATCCCCGGTAAGCATTTCCGGGTAAATGCATCGGCCTCTAAAAGTTTGAATTTTGGTTATAGTTTATATGCCGGCAATCCTTTATTGGTAAATATGGGAATAAATACCTCATTCCTTAAAGGTAACAAACTCCTATTCTCGGTCCAGGCGAACGATTTATTTAATCAGGGCGCACTTTTTAGTACGAGTATTACCAATAACTCCATTTCCGAAAACAGGACAAGGTTTATCAGCCGTTTTGTACAGGCTACATTGAGTTATAACCTGAGCCAGTTTGGAAACAGAAAAGGTAAAACGAATGGTAACTTTAATGCCGACGAATAA
- a CDS encoding DUF1456 family protein, whose protein sequence is MSNNDILKKLRVALSLKTEDIITICDLVGFKVTKAELGDIFRNEDHENFKPCGDQILRNFLNGLVIYKRGPRDEKKQ, encoded by the coding sequence ATGAGCAACAACGATATATTAAAAAAACTAAGAGTAGCCTTATCATTAAAAACAGAAGATATTATCACTATTTGCGACCTGGTTGGCTTTAAGGTAACCAAAGCAGAACTGGGCGATATTTTCAGAAATGAAGACCATGAGAATTTTAAACCTTGTGGCGACCAGATTTTGCGTAATTTTTTAAATGGTCTTGTAATTTACAAAAGAGGTCCGAGGGATGAGAAAAAGCAATAA